The DNA region ATAGCATCAGGGAGGACAAGGGTGTGTGTGGCACATCCACAGCTTCCCAGCCCCTGAGCTCAGCTGTGAACTCGCTTCCTGCGCAGGTCCTCTACGTGATGGAACTGCTGCAGAACCAGGAGGAGGGCCGTGCCTGCTTCAGCTCCATCTCTGAGTTCCTGCTCACCCACCCTGTGCTGAGCTTCGGTATCCAGGTTGTGAGTCGCTGCCGGCTGCGGCACACTGAGGTGCTGCCAGCCGAGGAGGAGAATGACAGCCTAGGGGCTGGTGAGCTCCTCAGGGTCAGGGATGTGTGTTGGGATGTAGGGGAGTGCTGAGGCACAGAGGGCCAGGGGCTTAGTCGTCCACATTGTCCTTGCAGATGGGACCCACGGAGTTGGTGCCATGGAGTCTGCAGCCGGTGTGCTCATCAAGCTCTTTTGTGTGCACACTAAGTGAGTGTGCTGGGGAGGCCCGCCTGTGCCCTGTCTGTGCCCCTCCCTACCCTGTTGACACTGACTCTCATATTCTCCCCCTGCTCTCCCTGCAGGGCATTGCAAGATGTACAGATCCGTTTCCAACCACAGCTGAACCCTGACGTGGTGGCCCCGCTCCCCACACACCCTGCCCATGAGGACTTTGGTGAGTTGGGGGTGAGAGGAAAGCAGGTTCTGACTGGGGTCTGAAATCTGACTCAAGTGGCAGCTTTTCCCACAGCATTTGGAGAGTCTCGACCAGAACTGGCTTCTGAGGGCCTGGGATCGGCCACTCACGGCTCCCAGCCTGACCTCCGACGCATCGTGGAGCTGCCTGCACCTGCCGACTTCCTCAGTCTGAGCAGTGAGACCAAGCCCAAGCTGATGACACCTGATGCCTTCATGACACCTAGTACCTCCCTGCAGCAGGTATGCTGCGGGAGGAGTGTGGGGCGCAGGGAGGGAGGCCCTGGGAGTGCCCCCCACAGCCACAGCCCTCGTTCTCCGCATCTTCCCAGATCGCTGCATCTcccagtagcagcagcagcagcagcagcagttccTCTCTTACAGCGGTGTCTGCCATGAGCAGTACTTCGGCCGTGGACCCCTCTTTGCCCAGGTGAAATGAGGGTCAGAGTTAGGGCGTGGCAGGGGCTGGTGCCAGGTGATGCCAGGCTCTGGCTGCTTACACTTCATCCTTCCTGCCACCAGGCCACCTGAGGAGCTGACCTTGAGCCCCAAGCTACAGCTGGATGGCGGTCTGACAatgagcagcagcagcagcctgcAGGCAAGCCCGCGTAGCCTCCTGCCTGGCCTGCTCCCAAGTCCGGCCGACAAATTGCCTCCCAAAGGGCCCGGGCAGGtgcgtgtgtgggtgtgtgtgaagTGCAGTGTAGCAGGTATATGGGAGTGGGAAGGCCGGCGGCAGTCTCCTCCCACAGCACCCTGTCTTCTGGTCCTGCTCTTCCTCAGGTGGTCCATGTTTCCCCTGAGGGTATTTCAGCCCCCGGTGTCCCTGGAGGGCAGATCCTCAGCCTTtccatccccacctcctctcctcctgggCTGCGGCCATTTTTgaccttcctcccccttccccattgTCCCATCTCTCATCACTACACACACCAGTGCTTCGTCTCTGTACTCCTTTTACTCCTACTTCCCACCACCTAAGTTCCCACCTTTGGCCCACCTCAGGTGCCTACTGCTGCCTCTACACTATCCCTGGAGCTGCAGGAAGTGGAGCCCCTGGGGCTACCCCAGGCTTCCCCCAGCCGCACCCGCTCCCCCGATGTTATCTCCTCAGCTTCCACTGCCCTGTCCCAGGATATCCCTGAGATCGCATCTGAGGCACTGTCCCGTGGCTTTGGCTCCTCTGCTCCTGAGGGCCTAGAGCCGGACAGTATGGCCTCAGCTGCTTCAGCACTACACCTGCTGTCTCCACGGCCCCGGCCGGGACCCGAGCTTGGCCCCCAGCTTAGCCTGGATGGAGGCCCTGGGGATGGGGATCGGCATAGTACCCCTTCCCTCCTGGAGGCAGCCTTGACCCAGGAGGCCACGGCCCCTGACAGTCAGGTCTGGCCTACGGCACCAGACATTACTCGTGAGACCTGCAGCAGCCTGGCAGAGAGGTGAGGAGCTTAGGAGGGGGGAAATGTGCTGATGGTAGGGGCTTCAGATAGAATCATCCATTGCTGAGTTGGCCTGTCCCCCCAGCCCCCGGAATGGCCTCCAGGAAAAGCACAAGAGCCTGGCCTTTCACCGACCACCTTATCACCTGCTGCAGCAACACGACAGTCAGGACGCCAGTGCCGAGCAAAGGTAGGCACCACCCCGCACTGTTCCTCTCACAGGGAGGGCCAACAAGTGGGTAGGTGCCTATTTCTCTCCTTGCCCTTCCCACAGTGACCACGATGACGAGGTGGCCAGCCTGGCCTCTGCTGCAGGGGGCTTTGGCACCAGAGTTCCCACTCCACGTCTTCCTGCCAAGGACTGGAAGACCAAAGGATCCCCTCGGGCCTCACCCAAGCTCAAGCGAAAGGGCAAAAAGGATGACGGGTAGGAGGGGTCCTGGGGCCAGGGAGAGGGGTGGTCTTCAGGCTGCCTGCTTGACATGGCCTGAGGTGCTTCTCCTCTATGGCAGGAATTCATCCGTGGGATCCCGGCTCACAGAGCACCAGGTGAGCGAGCAAACCCCTTTCTGCTTCTGGGACTCCTGCCTGTAGGGGTGGGGTAGGGTCCAAGCCTTCCCCTGGTCTGGTGTGTGGGGATGGGCGGGGTGGGCATCATGTGACTGTTGGTGTTCCTGGCAGGTGGCAGAGGCCCCTGAGGACTGGCCAGCACTAATTTGGCAACAGCAGAGAGAGCTGGCGCAGCTTCGGCACAGCCAAGAAGAGCTGCTACAGCGTCTGTGCACCCAACTTGAAGGCCTGCAGAGCACTGTCACGGGCCACGTAGAACGTGCCCTAGAGTCACGGCACGAGCAGGAGCGTATCCTTGTGGGCAGCGGCGCAGCATGGGGTGGCAGCAGCATTCTTGGCCCAGGAAGGGATATGGGACCTGCTGCAGCCCTGTTCCTTAGCTACAATGCAGAGCGGCGACTGGAGCGGGCACTGGCCGAGGGACAGCAGCGTGGTGGGCAGCTGCAGGAGCAGCTGACGCAACAGCTGTCCCAAGCACTATCTTCAGCTGTGGCTGGGCGGCTGGAGCGCAGCATACGGGATGAGATCAAGAAGACGGTTCCTCCATGTGAGTTTTGCATGGAGACTTTTTCTGGGTGGGCCAGATGGGAGTGGGGCCCCCTACCTGTCAAGCTTCCTCTCATGGCTCTACCTTTCCCTCCTCACCCTGTCCCAGGTGTGTCTAGGAGTCTGGAGCCCGTGGCAGGCCAACTGAGCAACTCAGTGGCCACCAAACTCACAGCCGTGGAGGGTAGCATGAAAGAGAATATCTCCAAGCTGCTGAAGTCCAAGGTGCTGTGGGGCCCAAGATGAGGGAGGTTGGTGGTTGGTGGGCTTGGGCTCAGCTTTCAACTCAGCCCCTTCTTCCACCCCCAGAACTTAACAGATGCCATTGCCCGAGCAGCCGCAGACACGTTACAGGGGCCAATGCAGGCCGCCTACCGTGAAGCCTTCCAGAGCGTGGTACTGCCCGCCTTCGAGAAGAGCTGCCAGGCCATGTTCCAGCAGATCAATGATAGCTTCCGACTGGGCACGCAGGAATGTGAGTAGGGTCATATGCCCCAAGAGGGGAAGGGCTATCATCTTCTCCCTACCATCCCTCTCATGGCCCCCATGGTCACTTCGCAGACTTGCAGCAGCTGGAGAGCCACATGAAGAGCCGAAAGGCACGAGAACAGGAGGCGCGGGAGCCCGTGCTGGCCCAGCTGCGGGGCCTGGTCAGCACACTGCAGGGGGCCACTGAGCAGATGGCGGCTACCGTGTCCAGCAGCGTTCGGGCTGAGGTGCAGCACCAGCTGCACGTGGCTGTGGGCAGGTGTGTGGGCAGGGCACTGAGCTAGGTGGTGGGTTTGGAAAGGGCCAGACCCAACTGTCTGTTAGCCTCATCTCCCTCACTTGCCTTTGCAGCCTGCAAGAGGCAATTTTAGCACAGGTGCAGCGCATTGTTAAGGGTGAGGTGAGTGTGGCACTCAAGGAGCAGCAGGCTGCCGTCACCTCTAGCATCATGCAGGCCATGCGCTCAGCCGCTGGCACACCTGTCCCTGCCACCCACCTCGACTGCCAAGCCCAGCAAGCCCATATCCTGCAGCTGCTGCAGCAGGGCCACCTCAATCAGGCCTTCCAGCAGGTAAGCCGGGCACTAAGCCCAGATAGAGTCAGGAGTCTCCTGACAAGGCCCACACATCATACATTCTACTCTACCCATCAGGCTTCGGGTGGTCTGGCCTCAGCAGACTCTTTGGTTCTCTTTGGCCTCCAGGGCATTTCCCTTGCTTTTCCCTCTGTCTGGACCCTAGATCCCTTTCTTCCTACCTCAGTCTACCTTGTTTCAGAACCACCCTTCTCAGGAAACCTTTCCTGATTCCCTAGAGTAACAACACAGCCCTACAGTGCTCTCTCTGGGCCCCAAAGCATCCCCCTCAGGATGCCCTACTCTGGTCATCCTCTCCCAGGCCACATAGCCGACAAGCAGGCATTCCATCCTGACATTAGCTATTAACTCTTTTCTCTACTCAGGCCCTGACAGCTGCCGACCTGAACCTGGTGCTGTACGTGTGTGAAACTGTGGACCCAGGCCAGGTTTTTGGGCAGCCACCttgccccctctcccagcctgtaCTCCTTTCACTCATCCAGCAACTGGCCTCTGACCTTGGCACTCGAACTGACCTCAAGCTCAGGTGAGTGGGCATAGTCAGGGACTAGGGCTGTGGTGAAGGGCGGGAGCAGTTCAAGGCAGAGACTCCCACTTCTGCCTGACTCCCCTCCTTAATTTTCTCCACCaatcccctctgcccccacccatcTCAGGCTTTGAGGCCTCCATTATCAGCCTCTGGGCCTCATTGCCACCAGGGGGCACTCCTCTCTGCTGGAGGCCACCTGTAGCCTGTTCTTTTCCTAAACCCCCAGCTACCTGGAAGAGGCTGTGATGCACCTGGACCACAGTGACCCCATCACTCGGGACCACATGGGCTCTGTCATGGCCCAGGTGCGCCAGAAGCTCTTCCAGTTCCTGCAGGCGGAGCCACACAACTCACTTGGCAAAGCGGCCCGGCGTCTCAGCCTCATGCTGCACGGCCTTATGACCCCCAGCCTCCCTTAGCTAAGTCTGCCTTGCCCAGGATGGGGTGGCACTGAAGGTCAGCAGACAGGCCTAGGCCAAAGCAGGGTCATGTCTGCCCTTTACCTGCTCAGGCTCCCACCTCTGGCGTGTTTGATGGGGATAGCACTGGCTATGGTCTATAGGTTGTGGTAGCCAGCAGGTTTAGGCTGGGCCCAGGGTGGGTATTGTGCCTTCTTGGGTTCTGCCATGCCTGGAGCATGACCCCTGAGATTATGACACCACTTTAGTTGAATTTTCCATGCTCCTTTTTACCACCAAtttggttctttttgtttttgagaaacaTTGAGAAATTCAATTAAATGCTTTTGGAATAAAATGGAGTATGTGTGTGCTTTTCGTATGTCTTTGGCATGACTTTGATAACTGCCCTTTGTTACCTGCCCCCTCTCCTGGAGCTCTGTCTAGGCCAACCCACCCCAGGGTCCTGGATACCCACCCTCATCTGCCCAACTGCCTTCCCAGATCTCCGCTCTCCATCTCTGAGGGAAGGCAAGGGCCCTGGGATCAGCTCAGCACCACCCCGTGCCCCTGGGTTCTCCTCTCTGGagtccctcccttctcctttgcCTATCTGAACTGGGGGCGGGGCTGCTGGCTGGTTTGagctccaccctcaccccccatcCAATCACAGTTCCTCCTTCTGGGGGCTGGGCCGAAGGGCTGCGCTCCAAGCTGCTAGCTCTGGCACTAGGCTCCCAGCCCGGGGGGGATGATGTGCTGCCGCTTCTGTCACCGCTGGCAACCGCCCTGTGCACTGgggctgttgctgctgctgctgccgcccctTGGTGAGTGCCGGCGTGCTGGACCCAGCCCAGTCCGcgcaccccctccccaggctgggtgTAGGTTGTGTGGGAGCTGAGGCACAGCCTTCCTGAGCGCTGAGAGTTAGGGtggagaggaggtgagagggcTCCAGGGAGGGAATGTGTGCCAGTGGCTTCAGGATGTAAAGTGAGGGTGGGAACTGAACCCTAGTTTCGGAGGGAAGAACCCACAAATTCCACAGTCCCCATCCTGATAAGGGGAGACTTGACCTCTTGCAGGACTCCCAGACCAACCGTGGGATCTCTGAGGTCCTCTCTTAGGGTCGAACCTGAATCCCAACCCCCTCTATTCTGCCCTACCCATCAGAAAACACCTGTCtctggggaggggatggaaagGCCAAACAAAGATTGTCTAGGCTGCAGAGAAACTGGACGTTGCCAGGGGCCCTGCCTCCCTTCACCATGTCCATACTCCTTCATATGGACCATTCTCACCTGACCTGGGACCCAGAAGCTCGGAAGAAGAGCCAACCCCTGGAACGAGGcttctccttcccccatccccacctatCCTGTCCAGGTCTGCCTAGAAGGGGGCAGAGGCAGGTGGTCCCCAGATGTGCCCCTTAGTTCCCTGGGGCACCCCTTTCACGCTGAGTCACATCCCCAGAACGCTCCCTGGTAAACAAACCCCTGGGGTTtggcagcgggggtgggggggatggtgaGGGCGCACCGCCTTATCCTATCAACTattctccacccccacccccagtccttgTATCTCCCCTGGCAGCAACCACAGCGGGCCCAGGCCGCTGTGACACCATATACCAGGGCTTTGCCGAGTGTCTCATCCGCTTGGGGGACGGCATGGGCCGCGGAGGTGAGCTGGAGAGCGTCTGCAGGTACGGGCAGGCGTGAGGGCAGCAGCCCAACCCCACACCCTTGGGGTCTGAACCTCTTCCCTCCCATTCCAAAGCCCCCTGCCCCACCTAATTCCCCTAACCCCACACCCTTGACAGGTCTTGGAATGATTTCCACACCTGTGCCTCGCGAGTCCTGTTGGGCTGTCCCGAGGAGGCCGCCGCCGTGTGGGAGTCACTACAGCAAGAAGCTCGCCGGGCCCCACACCCAGATAACTTGCACACTCTGTGCGGCACCCCTGTGCGCCTTCAGGAGCGCGGGGCGGGCCCAGAGACCAACCAGGAGACGCTGCGGGCGACAGCGCCAGCACCCACTCTGGGCCCCGAGCCCCCTCTGCTGGCGGCTGCTCTGGCGCTCGCCTGCCTCCTGGGTCCTCTGGCCTAGCCGGTCTGGCCGGGTAGCAgcgccccccacctccagccctgccctggtgGCTGCCGTCGTGGCTCCTCAGAAAGCGCTCGGCTTTCATTAAAGGTATTTATATTTGTACCaagctccttcctttctttccactgCGGCCCACCTGGCTGGGGTGGAGGCCTCAAGAAGCTGCTCCCCAGGACGAGATGGGCGGGCTGAAGGCCACCATAGGGGACTCAGTCTTTCTCTTCACAAACACTCATTTCCCAGGGGCAATGCAGAGCTTTCCATTGCCAGCAGGTTCCAGGACTGCTGGTGGTGACCCAAGATGTGCGAGAATGCACATCTTTCTCTGTTCTCCCGGGCTGGCATTCCTAGCCCTACCTGCCCCTCCTGTCCTGGTCCCTAGGGGCCATGTGAGGTGATAGagtgtccccacccccaccctcagccagtccacccccctccccaggttCTTTCCAGTTTCCAGGCTCCTGACcatctcacctcctcctccctctgctgaACTACCACCTTAGCCTTCAAGACAGTTCAGATTAAgtaccctttcctctccttctctgtggTCCTGATTCATCTGAGGGGAGCCTGTTCCAGAAGGTGGGGAGCCCCCATTGGAGTCTACATTCAAGTACTTGAGGTGACCTGGAGCTGCAGAAATTGGGGTCACAATGAGGGTTCCTCTGGCCTCATGCTCTCCacaagcttgttctttgagaagaggtGTGCAGTGTGAGGTCAGAACAATCCCAGAAGGCTTTCTGGAAGCACAGATGAGTGTGTGATGTGTGAGGAGCCCCAGTTCATCATGGTGGAGAAAAAGAGCAAGAATCAGAGCGGGCAGAATcctgagggaaggaggaggcctcAGGGTGAGACCCTCTACTGATCAGTCATCTACTGTCCCTGCCAGGACCCTCTTCCAAGCCACCACCTCACGACTTGTGTGGGCACTGCCATGGCCTCCTCACTGGCTTCTACTCTCACTCCCTCCACTTTATTCtccattttctaaattgaaaaaCTGATCCTGATATTAAACTCCTTTTCATTGTCTATAAGGCCCTATGTAAGCCAGCTATGTTTATATATAGGACAGTTTATTCAGTCTACTCCTTCAACTCCCCCTCTGTGGTAGCACAGAGGAGTGATCTACCTACTCAGTCCTTGGGTTAAGGGGAGGTGTCAGAGAAGGACCATGATAGAGGGTGATAGGAGGTAAGGATGCAAGACTTACAAGTGGTGGAGGAGAAGTGGGGCTGAGTTGGAGAGGGCTTTACAAGAGGGGCCCAGGCAAtcagctgggaggggaggaggggtgggagtcCAGAACTTGGCAGGCCAGGCTTGCACTAAAGTCCATGCTGGGAGGTTGTTGGCCCTAGGACAGAATCAGGCCTGATAGGACCCTTGATTAGGCTCCAGGGTGACAGGTGCCTCCAGAGACCTCCACCCTACTTTATCATGTAGGAGCCCTACTTCAGCAACGCTTCTCAAACACCCTCCCATTCCAGTTAGCTAAGATGCCTCAGTTAACTCACTCTCTGCCCTGTCTTTTCTCCTGTACTTCATTCACCTGTATTTTTATCCCCACTTCTCTCTCAGCCATTCCTTACCCATCTCACATCACCTGAAGGAGAAGGttcaggaaaaaaacccagatcCACCCCCTTTGACCACCAGTATCTTCCAGAAGGAAAGGCCAGCCTTTTATTCTTTGTACATCTATTCTCTGTGCTCAGAATAaccttcctcatttcctcctggTGAACTCCTACTTCTTGTTCAGTATCACCTACCGCCTCCCTAACCCTGACTCCATGCTGAATCAGAAGCCTCCTTCAGGTccacacagctcctgggctttcttctgtctctgtacGGATGACACTGGTTCACTGGCTTGTTACTGTCTGGGTCTAGGTCAGAATTCCCCACTCTGGATTCCCCAAGTGTCCTCTTTGTGTCTCTAGCACCCAGCCTAAGGCTGGGTATAAAGAGTGTACTTGTGGGAGTGTGTGGAGTGAAAAACAGAATTGCTAAATCCTGCATAGGAAGTGTTACAGTCAGCAAAAGCTTGGACTGAGAATGACTTCAGTATGGAGGATGTCTTCTTGGGGCAGCCCTCTTAACCTGAGCATACTATTTGGAGGGATGGTGCTGGGGCTCCAAACCCCAAAAGTCTTCCTAGAGCCACTCTTGGTGGGTGGCCAGGAGCAGGCTGCTTCCAGGAGCAGGGGCTGATTGTGTTGGCCAGCCATCAAAGGGATTACCATTCTTCTGCTGTGACCTACTTTCCCCTGGTTTTTGCCCCCTAAGTCCCTGCTCTTCCCTGGAATTGAGTGACCTGGAGTGTGTgcaggggggtggggttggggacaGAATCTGCTCTCTGGCCAGGGGCTTAAGAGCTTTGTGTGTTTTATCCCAGAGCTGCAGGAAAGGGGTGGGCTGAGAGCCAAGTGGACTGGGCCCTAGACACAGCTGCCCAGGCCAGAGCATCACGATGATGGTGCTTCTCACGTTTGCAGCTCTGCAGACATGGAACAGCTTATTGTTCAGGGGAGAATCTGGGGTTGGATATCCTGAGCCCAGTCCCCTCTGCATCAATATACCTCTTCATCTCAGGGCCCCCGTGCTCTTCACCAGAGCCCAGGCCAGCACCTTCCATagcaagggctcaataaatatttattgaattaatttgcTGAATGTCTGTAAAATAGAGGTGTTGTGTGGGTTTCTAAGCCCCATCAACCCTGGAATTCTATATTATTTTCAACCCTCACAATAACTGTGAGGTCAAGATTAtgatccccattatacagataagAAACATGAAGCTTAAGGAAGGGAAGATGTCTTGCTTAAGTTCAGTTCACACAACTGTGgaagtgtcagagctgggataTGATCCCAAGTTTGCTTGGCCCCTAAGTTCATTCCCTTAAGCATCACACTAGAcatatggaaataattttttaagttttcttttttatttttatttattttatttttggctgcatggcctgtgggattttagttccccgaccagggattgaacccatgcccccttgcagtggaagcatgaagtcttaaccactggaccaccagagaggtccctaaagttttcttttttaataaaatctttcatGAAGCCCTACTACATAAAACAGACTGTGATATTTTATTGGTGTTAATATATGTTTAGGTTTAAAGTATAACATTAGCTTATACAGTTAAACACAATTCCATGTATgaagtaagggctcaataaagattttaagaaatgaaCAGACTGCAATGAGAAAGATGTATGGAGATTACAATCCCATCATCACTCAAAAGTAGTTGTAGCCGGGTGGTTAAGGTGATGGACTAGAAATCCATTGGGGTTTCcctgcccaggttcaaatcctgccgAACTATGCCACCTTTCCCTTATGGTGATCCCTATTGAGTCACAGCCAGTTGGGGAAGAATGCTGTTGccttaaagaaagaaactggattGTTCTCCAGCCCTGCTCTTTATGGTTGCCCAGTGAAAGACTCCACTAAGCACGTGGATTGCGCCCCAACAGTAAATATaaggtaaataataaaaatattattaaagaaggaaaaaaaatccccttatTACTTGAGACATTTATTtcccccccatctccaccccgaATCTGGGTTGATTGTAAAGTTAAGTGAGATAATTCTGACCCGATAGAGGAATTGTTAATGgtaacaatttttctttaatctacTTGTTTTGCAGTCTCAGGATATACTAAATTtagtaacaaaaacaacaataattaaaCTGTTCCTCTGAAGTTGGCCCCAAACTAATTTCACCTATTCTCAAGTTAACCATTTGCAACTCCGCTGTGATGGAGGTCAAATTCAACATATCTGAGTgcctgaattattttaatttcagttaaaaaaaatagatttgttaATTAAATTTATACCGATCCTTTGCGGAGTTCCAGAGGCACTTCCAGAAATCTCCTGAAATGCACTACGTCCCCAACCACgcactatattattattttatttttggccgcgccccgcggcatgcgggatcttagatccccaccagggatcgaacccgtggcccctgcattgggagcgcggagtcttaacctctggatcTCCATGGAAATACCCCAACCTCGCACTATAAAGCGCCCTGCCCCCCAACGTGAATCTTGAGACTTTCTCCCTACTTCCCACGGTGCCTGCCCCAAACCTAGGGTCGAGACACTTGGAGCGACACAGACTCACCTCCTATTCCCGGAGTGAGCCCGACCCCGCCCCGAAGGCGTTGATTGGCAAGCCACGCTCGGAGCTCCGCCAACCGCGTAGCCCGGCCCTCTCGAGtccgcccctgccccgccccgtgGGCGGCCCGGATTTGTTTTGGCGTCAAGCGCGCGTTGTGATGACGCCACGACGCTGACGCCTGAGGATGGCTGCGGCGGCGGTGGTGGCGGTGGCCGGTGCTGTGTCCGCGGCCCGGAGAGGGTCAACACAGTCGCCCAGACGCCGAAGACCCCGCCGCCCGCGCGAGGTGAGGCGGCCCGGCCAGGACCGACGGCCCCATGGGCGGGAGGGGCTGACGAGCTGCAGCCACGGTCGCTTCCTGGAACACTGGGCCCGTCCCTGCCCAGCCCGGAGCCCTCGGCCTGTGCCCGCTGCGCCGGGCCCTAGGGGGAGTGGGTAGCAGGCCAGGCGATGGCTGCTTGGGGTCCCTGGTGTCCGAGGCTTGACTGGCCTTGAAACATGCTGCTGCGCTGGGTAGCCCGTCTCTGAGGCCCCAGGGGCCAGGTGGACGTGGTCAGCTGTCCTGCCTGCTGTTCAACCAGTCGACATCGGTGAGGGTGAACCAACCTGGTTGTCCTCACTACGTTCTCGTGTCTGGCACCTACTCCACACCTCCTCTTTTACGACTGAACGACAGGGTCGGGGGGCAGCTAGTCTCTTCTTTGTTCAGGCTGGGGAAAATCACACCTATGTCCAGCCGGGTCGCCTGCTTTGTAAGCCAGTTATCTCTCTGCTTTTATAAGGGGAAGCCCAGCTCCCTCACGCTCACTCCCTCTCCTGAAACTGTGAAGTGATAATTCCCGCTTGAAAATCTGAGTAAGTCCTTCATTGCCTAAAACTGGCTCCTTGGTACCTGCAGGGTAAAGGCCAAACTTCATAGCAGGGCGTTCAGGGCTCTTCATAATCTGGCATAACCCCGAAGTTAACACCTGGGCACTTCTGTCTCCTGCTTACATAGTTTGTTGTTGGGAGTATGTGCATCTGCCATTAGCTCTGTGTTTTAACACCCTTTCGCTTTAGATATGCAGTTTTCGCAATTTGTAATACTcttctttccccccacccccacctccacccaccagtTTGGAAAATTTACATCTGTCCTTTAAAATCCACCTTAGATTTAATTACCTTGGAAAAGCCTCCCTTCACATGTAACCATTGACTCCTCTACTTCAATTCATGTGACTACTGATGGAGTTTATTGTGTTGTGTCACCTGATGGTTGGCCTGGGGATTGTGTCTTCTGTCTGCATATCAGTGTCTGGCTCTGTGCTTGGCATAAAGTAGGAGCTGAGTCAACTGTGATAGGTTGCTGATTTAAGAATAGATACAGATTCAGCTATACTACTGAGCACATATCAGGGGCCAGGACCTGAGATGAGCACAGCAAATGCGAGTGTCCTGTTTGCACATTCACACGTATGCATGTGGTAGGTGGTGCAGCCTGGTCAACCTGATGGTCTAAAATCTCCTGGGGTggtttttcaaaatacaaattcaagAGTCtcattttctgagattttgatGCAGAATATCTGGAATCTGGTAGgagtctgtatttttttaaaactctccagGTGACTT from Balaenoptera musculus isolate JJ_BM4_2016_0621 chromosome 19, mBalMus1.pri.v3, whole genome shotgun sequence includes:
- the EDC4 gene encoding enhancer of mRNA-decapping protein 4 isoform X1 → MASSCASIDIEDATQHLRDILKLDRPAGGPSAESQRPSNAYNGDLNGLLVPDPLCSGDGTSTNKPGLRAMPPINLQEKQVICLLGDDSSTCIGILAKEVEIVASSDSSISSKARGSNKVKIQPVAKYDWEQKYYYGNLIAVSNSFLAYAIRAANNGSAMVRVISVSTSERTLLKGFTGSVADLAFAHLNSPQLACLDEAGNLFVWRLALVNGKIQEEILVHIRQPEGTPLNHFRRIIWCPFIPEESEDCCEEGSPTVALLHEDRAEVWDLDMLRSNHSTWPVDVSQIKQGFIVVKGHSTRLSEGALSPDGTVLATASHDGFVKFWQIYIEGQDEPRCLHEWKPHDGRPLSCLLFCDNHKKQDPEVPFWRFLITGADQNRELKMWCTVSWTCLQTIRFSPDIFSSVSVPPSLKVCLDLSAEYLILSDVQRKVLYVMELLQNQEEGRACFSSISEFLLTHPVLSFGIQVVSRCRLRHTEVLPAEEENDSLGADGTHGVGAMESAAGVLIKLFCVHTKALQDVQIRFQPQLNPDVVAPLPTHPAHEDFAFPTAFGESRPELASEGLGSATHGSQPDLRRIVELPAPADFLSLSSETKPKLMTPDAFMTPSTSLQQIAASPSSSSSSSSSSSLTAVSAMSSTSAVDPSLPRPPEELTLSPKLQLDGGLTMSSSSSLQASPRSLLPGLLPSPADKLPPKGPGQVPTAASTLSLELQEVEPLGLPQASPSRTRSPDVISSASTALSQDIPEIASEALSRGFGSSAPEGLEPDSMASAASALHLLSPRPRPGPELGPQLSLDGGPGDGDRHSTPSLLEAALTQEATAPDSQVWPTAPDITRETCSSLAESPRNGLQEKHKSLAFHRPPYHLLQQHDSQDASAEQSDHDDEVASLASAAGGFGTRVPTPRLPAKDWKTKGSPRASPKLKRKGKKDDGNSSVGSRLTEHQVAEAPEDWPALIWQQQRELAQLRHSQEELLQRLCTQLEGLQSTVTGHVERALESRHEQEQRRLERALAEGQQRGGQLQEQLTQQLSQALSSAVAGRLERSIRDEIKKTVPPCVSRSLEPVAGQLSNSVATKLTAVEGSMKENISKLLKSKNLTDAIARAAADTLQGPMQAAYREAFQSVVLPAFEKSCQAMFQQINDSFRLGTQEYLQQLESHMKSRKAREQEAREPVLAQLRGLVSTLQGATEQMAATVSSSVRAEVQHQLHVAVGSLQEAILAQVQRIVKGEVSVALKEQQAAVTSSIMQAMRSAAGTPVPATHLDCQAQQAHILQLLQQGHLNQAFQQALTAADLNLVLYVCETVDPGQVFGQPPCPLSQPVLLSLIQQLASDLGTRTDLKLSYLEEAVMHLDHSDPITRDHMGSVMAQVRQKLFQFLQAEPHNSLGKAARRLSLMLHGLMTPSLP